The sequence TTGTTGTTAAATTCCAGAATAATACGTTCACTTAAAAACACATCGTAGCTTATTTCTTTATTATCTGTTTCTTTCACTACGCGGTCTATCGTGTTTGAAGCAAAATTTGTTGATACGTAATTTTTTATCTCCGCCGGAATTTCGGCCTCAGATAAATTAACCGTTGTATCATTATCATCGTCTTTACTGCAAGACGCAAATGTTAGTGAAAGTACGCAAAGTACTAATGCAAGATTTTTCATAATTTAAGATTTTATTTGTTTTGGATTAACTGTCCGTCTGCAGAAAAGTGAAGATGTCTTTCATCATTTCCTTTTTCAATTTCAACCCAAAAGCTTTCCGTTTTATTTTCGGTAAATTTTTTGGCATCGTCAATGGAATAATCGACAAACTGTGTTTTAATTGTTTCTTTTATAGCCTGTGGAATATCACTTTCAGAAATTTCTTCGGAATATTTAATCATCTTTCCGGATTGATCAAACCAAGCTTCGTAATCGTTAAACCAACCAATTTCAAATTCTACGTTATACTGTTCGCCATGGCGTTCCCATTCCACATCGCTAGCTTTTGGAAAGTCCTTTTTAAAAGTGTTTAGTACAACTGATGGAACTTGGCTTTCTGCCATATCCTGTGCGAAAAGTGAGGCAGTTCCCAAAAGTACTGCCACTAAAAATGTTACTGTTTTCATCTGTTTTTTTTTAAATTATAAAACAAATGTAGCAGCCAATTCTGGAAGGAATTTGGAATCTATTTCTGCGGAAGAATATTTTTGAAATTTACCGTAAAACAGTGACTGTTATCTTTAAAGTGATACATGATGGGCAATTCATAGAAATCGCAAATAGCTTTACATACTGCCAATCCCAATCCGGTACTTTGGGTTTTGGTCGCGTTTTTTTGAAAACGGGTAAAAATATTTTCTTGCAGAAGTGACGCGTTATTTCCTGAATTGCAGATCGAAAATTCGTGTTTCGTATATGATATATTAATTTTACCGCTTTCAATATTGTGAAAAACAGCGTTCTT comes from Aequorivita sublithincola DSM 14238 and encodes:
- a CDS encoding PepSY-like domain-containing protein, which produces MKTVTFLVAVLLGTASLFAQDMAESQVPSVVLNTFKKDFPKASDVEWERHGEQYNVEFEIGWFNDYEAWFDQSGKMIKYSEEISESDIPQAIKETIKTQFVDYSIDDAKKFTENKTESFWVEIEKGNDERHLHFSADGQLIQNK
- a CDS encoding sensor histidine kinase; this encodes MAKIENKQFLGQSLISINELGKESWANFEDFAEYKQIKIAIEEEESLQVIMDTSLASILISNLIKNAVFHNIESGKINISYTKHEFSICNSGNNASLLQENIFTRFQKNATKTQSTGLGLAVCKAICDFYELPIMYHFKDNSHCFTVNFKNILPQK